The Halorhabdus sp. BNX81 genome includes a region encoding these proteins:
- a CDS encoding alpha-glucuronidase family glycosyl hydrolase produces the protein MPRNQYDDCWLRYDRVSEDQRESYRRRLKHAYVAEESPECSAVRDELREAIPGLLGEDVHLWQHRPETVDGFLAIGTPGDMEVIAESIPDGAVDDLDDDGYLIRSVEYEGQDCLVVTSGADQGLVYGTFHLLRLLNMGEAIDEIDVREEPAYANRVINHWDCPFRRTVERGYAGESIFDFDRLPDLRDRYEDYARLLASLGINGVVLNNVNTEYYPRGSTNEASQEFDGWRLLESRRLEDLTSLASVFRRYGIQIYLSVNFGAPKRIGDLDTFDPLDEDVRQWWREKADEIYDLIPDFGGFLVKADSEGQDGPYNYDRDHVEGANALAQALEPHGGRVWWRAFVYGSHEDRAIQAYDTFEPLDGDFAENVTVQVKNGPIDFQPREPVSTLFGAMPETDLGLELQITGEYTGQGVHATSHLPMWKEILEFDTHADRQESRVQDFFRGDGEGVVGVTSIGEDHTWTGHYLMQSNLYAFGRLIWDPDLDSETITDEWITQTFGADEEVIETVREILLDSWEACIDYETGGLGLLHMMHNGQEYLENHYLPSPGEWPGYHGATEEGIGYDRTSTGSGYAQQFRDPVASRFEDVETCPEKYLLFFHHLPWDHELEDGTTVIQRLYDNFYDGVEEAERLRDLWLSLEGKIDDRRFEHVATRFDEQVHQAEKWRDVITGYFYDFAEIEDEQGRVP, from the coding sequence ATGCCGCGGAACCAATACGACGACTGCTGGCTCCGATACGACCGCGTCAGTGAGGACCAACGCGAGTCGTATCGCCGCCGTCTCAAACACGCCTACGTCGCCGAGGAATCCCCCGAGTGCAGTGCTGTTCGGGACGAACTCCGGGAGGCGATCCCCGGGCTGCTCGGCGAGGACGTCCACCTCTGGCAGCACCGCCCGGAGACGGTCGATGGCTTTCTCGCAATCGGGACGCCCGGCGACATGGAAGTCATCGCCGAGTCGATCCCCGACGGCGCGGTCGACGACCTCGACGACGACGGCTATCTGATCCGATCCGTCGAGTACGAGGGCCAGGACTGCCTGGTCGTCACGAGCGGGGCCGATCAGGGCCTGGTCTATGGCACCTTCCACCTCCTTCGACTGCTGAACATGGGCGAGGCCATCGACGAAATCGACGTCCGGGAGGAGCCGGCCTACGCCAACCGGGTGATCAACCACTGGGACTGCCCGTTCCGCCGGACGGTCGAACGGGGCTACGCCGGCGAGTCGATCTTCGACTTCGATCGCCTGCCCGATCTCCGCGATCGCTACGAGGACTACGCCCGCCTGCTGGCCTCCCTGGGCATCAACGGCGTCGTCCTCAACAACGTCAACACCGAGTACTACCCCCGGGGTAGCACGAACGAGGCGTCCCAGGAGTTCGACGGGTGGCGACTTCTCGAATCGCGGCGACTCGAGGACCTCACCAGCCTCGCATCCGTCTTCCGGCGCTATGGCATCCAGATCTACCTCTCTGTCAACTTCGGCGCACCGAAGCGCATCGGCGACCTCGACACCTTCGATCCCCTCGACGAGGACGTTCGGCAATGGTGGCGCGAGAAGGCCGACGAGATTTACGATCTCATCCCGGACTTCGGTGGGTTCCTCGTCAAGGCCGACTCCGAGGGCCAGGACGGCCCCTACAACTACGACCGCGATCACGTCGAAGGGGCCAACGCCCTCGCGCAGGCTCTGGAACCCCACGGCGGGCGCGTCTGGTGGCGGGCGTTCGTCTACGGCTCCCACGAGGATCGCGCCATCCAGGCCTACGACACCTTCGAGCCGCTGGACGGCGATTTCGCCGAGAACGTCACCGTCCAGGTCAAGAACGGCCCGATCGACTTCCAGCCCCGCGAACCCGTCTCGACGTTGTTCGGCGCAATGCCCGAAACCGACCTCGGCCTGGAACTCCAGATCACCGGCGAGTACACCGGCCAGGGCGTCCACGCGACCTCCCATCTCCCGATGTGGAAGGAGATCCTCGAGTTCGACACGCACGCGGACCGCCAGGAGTCCCGCGTCCAGGACTTCTTCCGCGGCGACGGCGAGGGCGTCGTCGGCGTCACGTCCATCGGCGAGGACCACACCTGGACCGGCCACTATCTCATGCAATCGAACCTCTACGCCTTCGGACGGCTGATCTGGGATCCCGATCTCGACAGCGAGACGATCACCGACGAGTGGATCACCCAGACCTTCGGAGCCGACGAGGAAGTCATCGAGACCGTCCGGGAGATCCTGCTGGACTCCTGGGAGGCCTGCATCGACTACGAGACCGGCGGGCTCGGCCTGCTCCACATGATGCACAACGGCCAGGAGTACCTCGAAAACCACTACCTCCCCTCCCCCGGCGAGTGGCCGGGCTATCACGGGGCCACCGAGGAGGGCATCGGCTACGATCGGACCTCGACCGGCAGCGGCTACGCTCAGCAGTTCCGCGACCCCGTCGCCTCGCGCTTCGAGGACGTCGAGACCTGCCCCGAGAAGTACCTCCTGTTCTTCCATCACCTCCCGTGGGATCACGAACTCGAGGACGGCACCACGGTAATCCAGCGCCTCTACGACAACTTCTACGACGGCGTCGAAGAGGCCGAGCGCCTCCGTGACTTGTGGCTCTCCCTCGAAGGCAAGATCGACGACCGGCGCTTCGAGCACGTCGCGACGCGCTTCGACGAGCAGGTCCACCAGGCCGAGAAGTGGCGCGACGTCATCACGGGGTACTTCTACGACTTCGCGGAGATCGAGGACGAACAGGGTCGCGTTCCCTGA